A single region of the Streptomyces sp. NBC_00425 genome encodes:
- a CDS encoding TetR/AcrR family transcriptional regulator, translating to MTPGARPLKEPAAPPRRSDAERNRARLIAAGRTVLGRDGLNASMASVAREAGVGIATILRHFPAKEDLVAAVFSDRVDAHADAVAVALDDPDPWRGCVGHLEAACAMQAADHGFADVLTTTFPSAKEMEKRRGEAYEAMVRLIDRAKATGRLREDFDPSDLVLIHMANAGVVNATGEAAPDAWRRVVALFVQSLEAPARGPLPASPEHDALYRAMLRAGPQGATSPKPREGD from the coding sequence ATGACCCCTGGCGCCCGCCCCCTCAAGGAGCCCGCCGCCCCGCCTCGGCGCAGTGACGCCGAGCGCAACCGGGCGAGGCTCATCGCGGCCGGGCGCACCGTGCTCGGCCGCGACGGCCTGAACGCCTCGATGGCCTCGGTCGCCCGCGAGGCGGGGGTCGGCATCGCCACCATCCTGCGTCACTTCCCGGCGAAGGAAGACCTGGTCGCCGCCGTCTTCTCCGACCGCGTGGACGCCCATGCCGACGCGGTGGCGGTCGCCCTCGACGACCCCGACCCCTGGCGCGGCTGCGTCGGCCACCTCGAGGCCGCGTGCGCGATGCAGGCCGCCGACCACGGGTTCGCCGACGTGCTGACGACGACCTTCCCCTCCGCCAAGGAGATGGAGAAGCGCCGCGGCGAGGCGTACGAGGCGATGGTGCGGCTCATCGACCGCGCCAAGGCGACAGGCCGCCTCCGCGAGGACTTCGACCCCTCGGACCTGGTCCTGATCCACATGGCGAACGCCGGCGTCGTCAACGCCACCGGGGAGGCCGCGCCCGACGCCTGGCGACGCGTCGTCGCCCTGTTCGTCCAGTCCCTCGAAGCCCCGGCCCGCGGTCCCCTGCCGGCCTCCCCCGAACACGACGCCCTGTACCGTGCCATGCTCCGGGCCGGTCCGCAGGGCGCGACCTCACCGAAGCCGCGGGAAGGCGACTGA
- a CDS encoding jacalin-like lectin, with protein MRRLLACLTAAAAAIGALTAAAPSAAAADSGAFSVLSYNVAGLPAIISSASTPRDTSTTAIGQRIAPYDIVHAQEDFNYHAYLYAADTAHAYRTPTSGGAAIGSGLNTLSKLPYDEDDFERVRWNTCTYGSGDCLTPKGFTFIRERLAEGVYVDFYNLHANAGTNDDDLAARAANLAQLTAFIATHSAGNAVVVMGDTNTRYTRSGDTIAEFAAAGGLTDAWVKLVRGGTPPAKGSDALVCDQTGPTVPNTCEVVDKVLYRGSALVTLNATSYNNEHARFLTADGRMLSDHDPIGVGFSWSRNPAYQLSDQFGGPHGDYYNDITRVPAGARATTVALRTGARVDQVSLTLAGGTTLTHGGSGGTAASLTLGGDEYLTTAYLCQAQKDGHTRIFYARFTTNLGRTLAGGTTTSTCVTRTAPTGWQIAGFHGRSGDAVDKIGFVYTRR; from the coding sequence ATGCGCAGACTTCTCGCCTGCCTGACGGCCGCGGCCGCCGCCATCGGCGCGCTCACCGCGGCCGCGCCTTCGGCGGCGGCCGCCGACTCGGGCGCCTTCAGCGTCCTGTCCTACAACGTGGCGGGCCTGCCCGCGATCATCTCCAGCGCCTCCACACCGCGCGACACCAGCACCACGGCCATCGGCCAACGGATCGCGCCGTACGACATCGTCCACGCGCAGGAGGACTTCAACTACCACGCCTACCTCTACGCCGCCGACACCGCGCACGCCTACCGCACCCCCACCAGCGGCGGCGCCGCCATCGGCAGCGGCCTCAACACCCTCTCGAAACTCCCCTACGACGAGGACGACTTCGAGCGGGTGCGCTGGAACACCTGCACCTACGGATCGGGTGACTGCCTGACCCCCAAGGGCTTCACGTTCATCCGCGAACGGCTCGCCGAGGGCGTCTACGTCGACTTCTACAACCTGCACGCCAACGCCGGCACCAACGACGACGACCTCGCCGCGCGCGCCGCCAACCTCGCCCAGCTCACCGCGTTCATCGCCACCCACTCCGCCGGCAACGCCGTCGTCGTCATGGGCGACACCAACACCCGCTACACCCGCTCCGGCGACACCATCGCCGAGTTCGCCGCCGCGGGCGGACTCACCGACGCCTGGGTCAAGTTGGTCCGTGGCGGCACCCCGCCCGCCAAGGGCAGCGACGCCTTGGTCTGCGACCAGACCGGCCCCACCGTGCCCAACACCTGCGAGGTCGTCGACAAGGTCCTCTACCGCGGCAGCGCACTGGTCACGCTCAACGCCACCTCCTACAACAACGAGCACGCGAGGTTCCTCACCGCCGACGGGCGCATGCTCTCCGACCACGACCCCATCGGCGTCGGCTTCTCCTGGTCGCGCAACCCCGCCTACCAGCTCAGCGACCAGTTCGGCGGACCGCACGGCGACTACTACAACGACATCACCCGGGTCCCGGCCGGGGCCCGCGCCACCACCGTCGCCCTGCGCACCGGCGCCCGCGTCGACCAGGTGAGCCTCACGCTCGCGGGCGGCACCACCCTCACCCACGGCGGCAGCGGCGGCACCGCCGCCTCCCTGACGCTGGGCGGCGACGAGTACCTCACCACCGCCTACCTGTGCCAGGCCCAGAAGGACGGCCACACCCGGATCTTCTACGCCAGGTTCACCACCAACCTCGGCCGCACGCTGGCCGGCGGGACCACGACCTCCACGTGCGTCACCCGCACCGCGCCCACCGGCTGGCAGATCGCCGGGTTCCACGGACGGTCCGGCGACGCGGTCGACAAGATCGGATTCGTCTACACCCGGCGTTGA
- a CDS encoding DinB family protein has product MTRDDRTGPPSFGTERDMLRAFLDYHRATLAMKCEGLTDEELRQQSMPPSTLSLLGLVRHMAEVERAWFRRVFEDNDAPMVWSDKIDFQAAYDASASTREEAFGAWQAEVENSRRVERAAESLDQAGYQPRWEEDVSLRMVMVHVLLEYGRHNGHADFLREGVDGTVGA; this is encoded by the coding sequence GTGACCCGCGACGATCGCACCGGCCCACCCAGCTTCGGCACCGAACGAGACATGCTGCGGGCCTTCCTCGACTACCACCGCGCAACGCTCGCCATGAAGTGCGAGGGTCTGACCGACGAGGAGCTGCGGCAGCAGTCGATGCCTCCGTCCACACTCTCCCTCCTCGGCCTGGTGCGGCACATGGCGGAGGTCGAACGCGCCTGGTTCCGGCGGGTGTTCGAGGACAACGACGCCCCCATGGTCTGGTCGGACAAGATCGACTTCCAGGCCGCCTACGACGCGAGCGCGTCGACCAGAGAAGAGGCGTTCGGCGCCTGGCAGGCGGAGGTGGAGAACTCGCGCCGGGTCGAGCGGGCCGCCGAGTCCCTGGATCAGGCCGGCTACCAGCCGAGGTGGGAGGAGGATGTGTCGCTGCGGATGGTGATGGTGCACGTGCTCCTGGAGTACGGCCGTCACAACGGACATGCGGACTTCCTGCGCGAAGGCGTCGACGGAACCGTGGGCGCCTGA
- a CDS encoding MerR family transcriptional regulator, whose protein sequence is MPPRSTRPVAPLDDDDYPAYTMGRAAEMLGATPAFLRALGEHRLITPLRSEGGHRRYSRYQLRVAARARELVDQGTPVEAACRIVILEDQLEEAQRMNEELRNQHGAPQQKSTA, encoded by the coding sequence ATGCCCCCACGCAGTACCCGCCCGGTCGCCCCTCTGGACGACGACGACTACCCCGCCTACACCATGGGCCGGGCCGCCGAGATGCTCGGCGCCACCCCCGCCTTCCTCCGCGCCCTCGGCGAACACCGTCTGATCACCCCTTTGCGCTCCGAAGGCGGTCACCGCCGCTACTCCCGCTACCAACTGCGCGTCGCTGCGCGTGCCCGCGAACTCGTCGACCAGGGCACCCCTGTCGAGGCCGCCTGCCGCATCGTCATCCTGGAAGACCAACTCGAGGAAGCGCAGCGCATGAACGAGGAACTGCGCAACCAGCACGGGGCGCCACAGCAGAAGTCCACCGCCTGA
- a CDS encoding oxygenase MpaB family protein, with product MLTTVREHLGQALFRRVAGPDGPTTRALIHDTPGPRWFAPERPIRIVHGDASMFIGGLSALLLQSLHPLAMAAVAGHSGYRGDPWGRLQRTSTFLAVTTYGTASDAQRAVDHVRGIHQRIHGTTSDGVPYHAADPHLLGWVHAAETDSFLRAHERYGADPLDAAGYDAYVANTARVAEALGVSDPPRDRRALSERLAAYRPELTATPEARAAARFLLFQPPLPLAVRPLYGGLAANAVALLPDWARGMLWLPRVPVVEQFAVQPAGQILTRTIRWVMTPPRRPRPA from the coding sequence GTGCTGACCACCGTCCGTGAACACCTCGGGCAGGCCCTGTTCCGCCGCGTCGCCGGCCCCGACGGGCCCACGACCCGCGCCCTCATCCACGACACCCCCGGACCTCGCTGGTTCGCCCCTGAGCGCCCGATCCGCATCGTCCACGGCGACGCCTCCATGTTCATCGGCGGGCTGAGCGCACTGCTGCTTCAGTCCCTGCATCCCCTCGCCATGGCCGCGGTGGCCGGGCACTCCGGCTACCGCGGCGACCCGTGGGGCCGGCTCCAGCGCACCAGCACCTTCCTCGCCGTGACGACCTACGGCACCGCCTCGGACGCCCAGCGGGCGGTGGACCACGTCCGCGGCATCCACCAGCGCATCCACGGGACGACGTCCGACGGCGTGCCGTACCACGCGGCCGATCCGCATCTGCTCGGCTGGGTGCACGCCGCCGAGACGGACAGTTTCCTGCGCGCGCACGAACGCTACGGCGCCGATCCGCTGGACGCGGCCGGCTATGACGCGTACGTCGCCAACACCGCGCGCGTCGCCGAAGCCCTCGGTGTGAGCGACCCGCCACGCGACCGCCGGGCGCTGTCCGAACGCCTGGCCGCCTACCGGCCGGAGCTCACGGCGACGCCCGAGGCCAGGGCCGCCGCCCGTTTCCTGCTGTTCCAGCCTCCCCTGCCCCTCGCGGTCCGACCGCTCTACGGGGGACTGGCCGCGAACGCCGTCGCGCTGCTGCCGGACTGGGCCCGCGGCATGCTGTGGCTGCCCCGCGTCCCGGTCGTCGAGCAGTTCGCCGTACAGCCCGCCGGACAGATCCTGACCCGCACCATCCGCTGGGTCATGACGCCACCGCGCCGGCCCCGGCCGGCGTGA
- a CDS encoding DUF2235 domain-containing protein: MAKRLIVCCDGTWNFADQPSRTNVTKVALSVRPQDGDITQRVYYHSGVGTNRRERLRGGAFGVGLSRNIVDAYRFLVDNYEPEDQLYLFGFSRGAFTARSLAGLVRNSGILRREYRDRVGEAWTLYRNRTEKPTGTASTLFRRSYAHETGIRFIGVWDTVGALGIPMPASPRLAAGVNHFNRRWAFHDTTLSSWVQGAFHALAVDEQRSPFPPTLWSQRTDRDNEEALRRRGGNPQELKQVWFTGVHCDIGGGYAEPALSDIPLLWMVGEATRCGLKFEDTAFKWPQPGAAPSDDSTDITVEPDVMGTLHDSRTGLYRWVPPVPRPIGEAVGGLEFVSDTVLRRHDADPAYQPTKLTDYLKASDPKVETIRPRIPGADR, translated from the coding sequence ATGGCCAAGCGTCTGATCGTCTGCTGTGACGGCACATGGAACTTCGCGGACCAGCCCAGCAGGACGAACGTCACCAAGGTCGCCCTGTCCGTCCGCCCACAGGACGGGGACATCACGCAACGCGTCTACTACCACAGCGGTGTCGGCACGAACCGACGGGAGCGGTTGCGCGGCGGCGCGTTCGGCGTGGGACTGTCCCGCAACATCGTCGACGCCTACCGATTCCTGGTCGACAACTACGAGCCCGAGGACCAGCTGTACCTCTTCGGGTTCAGCCGGGGCGCGTTCACCGCCCGCAGCCTGGCCGGTCTGGTGCGCAACTCCGGCATCCTGCGCCGGGAGTACAGGGATCGGGTCGGCGAGGCCTGGACCCTCTACCGCAACCGAACGGAGAAGCCGACGGGTACGGCGTCCACGTTGTTCCGGCGTTCCTACGCGCACGAGACGGGCATCCGGTTCATCGGGGTGTGGGACACCGTCGGAGCTCTGGGCATCCCGATGCCGGCGTCGCCCCGGCTCGCGGCCGGCGTGAACCACTTCAACCGCCGCTGGGCGTTCCACGACACCACGTTGAGCAGTTGGGTGCAGGGTGCGTTCCATGCGCTGGCCGTCGACGAGCAGCGCTCGCCTTTCCCGCCCACGTTGTGGAGCCAACGGACCGACAGGGACAACGAGGAAGCACTGCGTCGGCGCGGCGGCAACCCCCAGGAACTCAAGCAGGTGTGGTTCACGGGGGTGCACTGCGACATCGGCGGCGGCTACGCGGAGCCGGCTCTGTCCGACATCCCCCTGCTCTGGATGGTGGGGGAGGCGACCCGCTGCGGCCTGAAGTTCGAGGACACGGCGTTCAAGTGGCCCCAGCCGGGCGCGGCACCGTCCGACGACTCCACGGACATCACGGTCGAGCCCGACGTGATGGGCACTCTGCACGACTCGCGGACCGGGTTGTACCGGTGGGTCCCCCCGGTCCCGCGGCCCATCGGCGAGGCCGTCGGCGGCCTCGAATTCGTCTCCGACACCGTCCTGCGACGCCATGACGCCGACCCGGCCTACCAGCCGACGAAGCTCACCGACTACCTCAAGGCCTCGGACCCGAAGGTCGAGACGATACGCCCGCGGATCCCGGGCGCGGACCGGTAG
- a CDS encoding hemerythrin domain-containing protein: MAETRDVVELILQDHRRMEDLFRLMRSVEADRAAALREFADLLIAHALAEEAKVYPALKRYKKIDDEEVEHGEEEHEEGNKALLELLEVDEVGSEEWDEKLEELVQAVTHHADEEERTILNGARENAAMERREELGDAFLEERERQLKAGCGDVDNVRRIVRS, from the coding sequence ATGGCCGAGACACGAGACGTCGTAGAACTCATTCTCCAGGACCACAGAAGAATGGAAGATCTCTTTCGTCTGATGCGCAGCGTCGAAGCCGACCGGGCAGCCGCGCTGCGGGAGTTCGCCGACCTGCTGATCGCCCACGCCCTCGCCGAGGAGGCGAAGGTGTACCCCGCCCTCAAGCGCTACAAGAAGATCGACGACGAAGAGGTGGAGCACGGCGAGGAGGAGCACGAGGAGGGCAACAAGGCGCTCCTCGAGCTCCTGGAAGTCGACGAGGTCGGCTCCGAGGAGTGGGACGAGAAGCTCGAAGAGCTCGTGCAGGCTGTCACTCACCACGCCGACGAGGAGGAGCGCACGATCCTCAACGGGGCCCGGGAGAACGCCGCCATGGAACGCCGCGAGGAACTCGGCGACGCGTTCCTGGAGGAGAGGGAGCGGCAGCTGAAGGCAGGCTGCGGCGACGTGGACAACGTGCGCCGCATCGTCCGCTCGTGA
- a CDS encoding ZIP family metal transporter — protein MTQAVQAGLWGLVAGSALLLGAALGYGLRVPQKVIATVMAFGAGVLISAVSFELVGEAYDEAGLAPTVLGTLIGAMAYTGGNVWLARRGARHRKRSGAERTKAQPSEAEQGGSGAALALGALLDGVPESAVIGVSLLDGGAVSLVTVAAVFISNVPEGLSSSAGMKQAGRGAAYVFGVWGAIAAASTVSAVLGYTVVGAFSPAVIAAVTAVAAGAILAMIADTMIPEAFEDAHLAIGLITVSGFLVSFALSHV, from the coding sequence ATGACGCAAGCAGTGCAGGCAGGACTGTGGGGACTCGTGGCGGGCTCGGCGCTGCTGCTGGGGGCGGCGCTGGGGTACGGGCTTCGGGTGCCGCAGAAGGTGATCGCCACCGTGATGGCCTTCGGCGCCGGAGTGCTGATCTCGGCGGTCTCCTTCGAACTGGTCGGGGAGGCCTACGACGAGGCGGGGCTCGCTCCCACCGTCCTCGGCACACTCATCGGGGCCATGGCCTACACCGGAGGCAACGTGTGGCTGGCCCGCCGGGGCGCCCGGCACCGCAAGCGCTCGGGCGCCGAGCGGACCAAGGCGCAGCCGTCGGAGGCGGAGCAGGGCGGTTCCGGGGCGGCGCTCGCGTTGGGCGCGCTGCTCGACGGGGTGCCGGAGTCCGCGGTCATCGGTGTCAGTCTGCTCGACGGCGGCGCGGTGAGCCTGGTGACCGTGGCGGCGGTGTTCATCAGCAACGTACCGGAGGGGCTGTCGAGTTCGGCGGGAATGAAGCAGGCCGGACGGGGCGCCGCGTACGTCTTCGGCGTGTGGGGAGCCATCGCCGCCGCGAGCACGGTGTCGGCCGTCCTCGGCTACACGGTCGTCGGAGCCTTCTCCCCCGCGGTGATCGCCGCTGTGACGGCCGTGGCCGCGGGGGCCATTCTCGCCATGATCGCGGACACGATGATCCCCGAGGCCTTCGAGGACGCCCATCTGGCCATCGGCCTGATCACCGTGAGCGGCTTCCTCGTGTCCTTCGCCCTGTCCCACGTATGA
- a CDS encoding cold-shock protein, producing the protein MASGTVKWFNSEKGFGFIAQDGGGPDVFAHYSNISGNGYRELVEGEPVTFDVTQGQKGPQAENIVRG; encoded by the coding sequence ATGGCCAGCGGCACCGTGAAGTGGTTCAACTCCGAGAAGGGCTTCGGATTCATCGCCCAGGACGGCGGCGGACCGGATGTCTTCGCCCACTACTCCAACATCTCCGGCAACGGCTACCGGGAACTGGTGGAGGGAGAGCCGGTCACGTTCGACGTGACCCAGGGCCAGAAGGGACCTCAGGCCGAGAACATCGTCCGCGGCTGA
- a CDS encoding GlsB/YeaQ/YmgE family stress response membrane protein: MGIIAWIVIGLLAGAIAKALMPGKDPGGIIVTMLIGIVGGLLGGWLGKVIFGVDSIDGFFDLSTWIAAIVGSFILLALYRLVTGNRHSHRHA, from the coding sequence ATGGGCATCATCGCGTGGATTGTCATCGGCCTGCTCGCCGGCGCCATAGCCAAGGCCTTGATGCCGGGCAAGGACCCCGGCGGCATCATCGTCACCATGCTCATCGGCATCGTCGGCGGACTGCTGGGCGGCTGGCTCGGCAAGGTGATCTTCGGCGTCGACTCCATCGACGGGTTCTTCGACCTCTCCACCTGGATCGCCGCGATCGTCGGCTCCTTCATCCTGCTCGCCCTCTACCGCCTCGTCACCGGCAACCGTCACTCGCATCGCCACGCATGA
- a CDS encoding class I SAM-dependent methyltransferase: MSAAESGDTPHGGRYGESVFRPEQAGEDERIDFGALAYDDITMARLRALGVGPGWDCLDVGAGTGTVSRRLLEEAGVASVLAVDRDVRFLEARRIPGLRVLEADVTAPVSAPGRFRLVHARFVLMHLPEHERLICALAELVAPGGVLVLSDAVDLTNERTPATPYSAAMRAMWEGLRATIGTDVSWVPSYPHLLRDAGLVSVAAEVHVPPLLPGGPLSSFWADTWERSRATMLATGLVDDAGIDAAVRYLGSEECAALSAGMLTAWGHRPEAASP; encoded by the coding sequence GTGAGCGCCGCCGAGAGCGGGGACACGCCGCACGGCGGACGCTACGGCGAGAGCGTCTTCCGCCCCGAACAGGCCGGCGAGGACGAGCGCATCGACTTCGGCGCGCTCGCCTACGACGACATCACCATGGCGCGGCTGCGGGCGCTCGGCGTCGGCCCGGGGTGGGACTGCCTCGACGTGGGCGCCGGCACGGGCACGGTCTCCCGCCGGCTGCTGGAGGAGGCCGGGGTGGCGAGCGTGCTCGCGGTGGACCGGGACGTGCGCTTCCTCGAGGCGCGTCGCATTCCCGGACTCCGTGTGCTGGAGGCCGACGTCACCGCCCCGGTTTCCGCGCCCGGCCGGTTCCGGCTCGTCCATGCCCGGTTCGTGCTGATGCATCTGCCCGAGCACGAGCGACTGATCTGTGCGCTGGCCGAACTCGTCGCACCCGGCGGCGTGCTGGTGCTCAGTGACGCGGTCGACCTGACGAACGAGCGGACGCCCGCCACCCCGTACAGCGCGGCGATGCGGGCGATGTGGGAGGGGCTGCGGGCCACCATCGGCACCGATGTCTCCTGGGTGCCGTCCTACCCGCACCTGTTGCGCGACGCGGGGCTCGTGTCCGTCGCCGCCGAGGTCCATGTGCCGCCGCTGCTGCCGGGCGGTCCGCTCAGCAGCTTCTGGGCGGACACGTGGGAGCGGAGCAGGGCGACGATGCTGGCCACCGGCCTGGTCGACGACGCGGGCATCGACGCGGCGGTGCGGTACCTGGGCTCCGAGGAATGCGCCGCTCTGTCGGCCGGCATGCTGACCGCGTGGGGACACAGACCCGAGGCGGCCTCGCCCTGA
- a CDS encoding AI-2E family transporter yields the protein MSTPPDQPAAPPERRSGEGPRVPGLLRTAAAYAWRIIAVGVVVRVAFSVLGQFHRIAVAVFLGLVITAVLRPVVGLLARLMPRPLAVATALIGGIVLVLGVLALVGETAADQRSGLEKEFVAGIDRIERQLEDAPFRLPPNAFDDLQSRIGDLLSSHRSTLISTALSGASRLVEVLTVLALALFCAVFFTHSGDRQWQWVCDQLPDDARRRFTVTGHAAWRTFTGYTHGILLVAVINAVLVGIALFALGVPLALPLALLEFLAAFIPLIGSPIALAVAAVVALAAKGPLIALLVVALIVVIGQIEGHLLHPIVMSWAVRLHPVVVALAVVGGAVAAGVIGAVVAVPLVAVVWSVYQALRDAPEAPS from the coding sequence ATGTCCACACCCCCTGATCAGCCCGCTGCGCCGCCGGAGCGGCGCAGCGGCGAAGGGCCGCGCGTTCCGGGTCTGCTGCGGACCGCGGCCGCGTACGCATGGAGGATCATCGCCGTCGGCGTCGTCGTCCGCGTCGCCTTCTCCGTGCTCGGACAGTTTCACCGGATCGCCGTCGCCGTCTTCCTCGGCCTCGTCATCACCGCCGTACTCCGCCCGGTGGTCGGCCTCCTCGCCCGGCTCATGCCCCGGCCGCTCGCGGTGGCCACGGCGCTCATCGGCGGAATCGTCCTCGTCCTCGGCGTGCTGGCGCTGGTCGGCGAGACCGCGGCCGATCAGCGAAGCGGGCTGGAGAAGGAGTTCGTGGCGGGCATCGACCGGATCGAGCGGCAGCTGGAGGACGCTCCCTTCCGGCTTCCCCCGAACGCGTTCGACGATCTCCAGTCCCGGATCGGCGATCTCCTGTCGAGTCACCGCTCCACCCTCATCAGTACGGCGCTCAGCGGGGCGAGCCGCCTGGTCGAGGTGCTGACCGTGCTCGCCCTGGCCCTGTTCTGCGCGGTCTTCTTCACACACTCCGGCGACCGGCAGTGGCAGTGGGTGTGCGACCAGCTGCCCGACGACGCACGGCGGCGGTTCACCGTCACGGGCCACGCCGCCTGGCGGACGTTCACCGGCTACACCCACGGCATCCTGCTGGTGGCCGTGATCAACGCGGTCCTCGTGGGCATCGCGCTGTTCGCCCTCGGTGTGCCGCTGGCCCTCCCGTTGGCCTTGCTGGAGTTCCTGGCCGCGTTCATTCCGCTGATCGGCTCGCCGATCGCCCTTGCGGTCGCGGCCGTCGTCGCCCTGGCGGCGAAGGGGCCCCTCATCGCGCTGCTGGTCGTGGCCCTGATCGTGGTCATCGGTCAGATCGAGGGCCATCTGCTGCATCCCATCGTGATGAGCTGGGCCGTCCGGCTGCATCCGGTGGTGGTCGCACTGGCGGTCGTCGGCGGAGCGGTCGCGGCGGGGGTCATCGGCGCCGTGGTCGCCGTACCGCTGGTGGCCGTCGTGTGGTCGGTGTACCAGGCGCTGCGCGATGCTCCCGAGGCCCCGAGTTAG